A stretch of Rhododendron vialii isolate Sample 1 chromosome 4a, ASM3025357v1 DNA encodes these proteins:
- the LOC131323111 gene encoding G-type lectin S-receptor-like serine/threonine-protein kinase At2g19130 produces the protein MTLFETISLFFFRVIRTESNLFLSLDKIQGRDMGVRTNSYFIFSLLFLFFTFNLPISLGSDTISGNQSLSGDQTLVSANGTFKLGFYNQPGNSSNYYICIVYNKVSLRTIAWMANRDKPISDKNSAVLKIMDGNLVLLNESQIPIWSTNQNSAASSSVVAVLGDDGNLVVKDGFNSTQPIWQSFDFPTDTWLPGGKIAYNRRTRIHQNLTSWKNSEDPSQGLFSLSLIADTKEYVISWNGSERYWTSGSWNGQIFSLVPEMSLNYIHNFTYVDNENESYFTYSMYNKTIISRFVMDVSGRITQLTWLETTGQWNLFWSQPKQQCEVYAFCGAFGTCNQITQPFCNCLKGFSPVGDWNLSDYSGGCARTNKLQCGNTSFANQESMDKFYEYPNMGLPDNSLSVASSSAAGCASSCLNNCSCTAYSYYSNRCSNWIGELVNLQLSPNDGTGRTLYLRLAASEFLKGKENKEIIIGAVAGSVVVVLLLGLVFILIWKRQRRFVGQTKMEGSLVAFGYRDLRIATKNFSEKLGGGGFGSVFKGTLPNSTTIAVKKLESISQGEKQFRMEVSTIGTIQHVNLVRLRGFCSDGNQKLLVYDYMPNGSLNSHLFHEREGQVLDWKTRYEIALGTARGLTYLHEKCRDCIIHCDIKPENILLDGEFCPKVADFGLAKLIGREFSRVLTTMRGTRGYLAPEWISGVAITAKADVYSYGMMLFELVSGRRNSEQSDQDGKFKFFPTWAASVVVEGGDLFSLLDHRLEKKADEEELRRIARVACWCIQDDENHRPTMGQVVQILEGVLEVNPPRVPRSLQAFVENHEHIVFFTDLSSGQSSQPQSAHSTASTRASSTSSTMISKS, from the coding sequence ATGACCCTTTTTGAGACCATATCCCTTTTCTTCTTCCGAGTGATCAGAACAGAATCAAATCTCTTCCTCTCTTTGGACAAAATTCAGGGCAGAGATATGGGTGTCAGGACCAACTCCTATTTCATCTTTTCACTTCTCTTCCTGTTCTTCACTTTCAACCTCCCCATCTCCCTTGGATCCGACACCATTTCTGGAAACCAGTCTCTCTCCGGGGACCAAACCCTTGTCTCAGCAAATGGAACCTTCAAATTGGGTTTCTACAACCAACCTGGTAACTCCTCCAACTACTACATATGTATTGTGTACAATAAAGTTTCTCTTCGGACTATAGCTTGGATGGCAAATAGGGATAAACCCATCTCAGATAAGAACTCAGCAGTGTTAAAAATCATGGATGGCAATCTAGTTCTTCTCAATGAGTCACAGATACCCATTTGGTCCACAAATCAGAACTCCGCCGCTTCAAGTTCTGTGGTGGCTGTCCTGGGGGATGATGGTAATTTGGTTGTCAAAGATGGGTTTaattcaacccaacccatttgGCAGAGTTTTGATTTTCCTACTGATACTTGGTTGCCTGGGGGTAAAATTGCATATAATAGGAGAACTAGGATTCACCAGAATCTAACTTCTTGGAAAAATTCGGAAGACCCATCTCAAGGTCTGTTTTCTTTGAGTTTAATAGCAGATACCAAGGAGTATGTGATATCGTGGAATGGGTCTGAGAGGTATTGGACCAGTGGCTCTTGGAATGGGCAGATTTTCAGTTTGGTCCCAGAGATGAGCCTCAATTATATTCACAATTTCACCTATGTTGATAATGAGAATGAGAGTTATTTTACATATTCGATGTATAATAAGACGATTATATCACGATTTGTTATGGATGTTTCGGGGCGAATCACGCAACTGACTTGGTTGGAAACCACCGGGCAATGGAACTTGTTTTGGTCTCAGCCAAAGCAGCAGTGCGAGGTTTACGCGTTTTGTGGGGCATTTGGGACTTGCAATCAGATTACACAACCCTTCTGTAATTGTTTGAAAGGGTTTAGTCCGGTTGGTGATTGGAATTTGAGTGATTATTCGGGTGGGTGTGCGAGGACAAATAAGTTGCAGTGTGGGAATACAAGTTTTGCTAATCAGGAGTCGATGGATAAGTTTTATGAGTATCCCAACATGGGATTGCCTGATAATTCACTATCTGTTGCTTCTAGTAGCGCTGCCGGATGTGCATCTTCCTGCTTGAATAACTGCTCTTGCACTGCTTATTCCTATTATAGTAACAGGTGTTCGAATTGGATTGGGGAACTTGTTAATCTGCAACTCTCACCAAATGATGGTACTGGAAGAACTCTTTATCTCAGACTTGCTGCTTCTGAGTTTTTGAAGGgtaaagaaaacaaagagatCATTATTGGTGCTGTTGCGGGTTCAGTTGTTGTAGTACTACTTTTAGGCCTAGTGTTTATTCTAATCTGGAAGCGGCAGAGGAGGTTTGTTGGACAAACAAAAATGGAGGGCTCATTGGTTGCGTTCGGATACAGAGATTTGCGAATTGCTACGAAAAATTTCTCAGAGAAACTGGGGGGAGGAGGTTTCGGTTCTGTGTTCAAAGGGACATTGCCCAATTCAACTACTATCGCGGTGAAGAAGCTGGAAAGCATAAGCCAGGGAGAGAAGCAGTTCCGAATGGAGGTTAGCACGATCGGAACCATTCAACACGTCAACCTTGTTCGGCTTCGGGGGTTCTGCTCCGATGGTAACCAGAAGTTGTTGGTGTATGATTACATGCCGAACGGGTCCTTGAATTCCCATCTTTTCCACGAAAGGGAGGGGCAAGTCTTGGACTGGAAAACGAGGTACGAGATCGCTCTTGGAACGGCCAGAGGGTTGACTTATCTCCACGAGAAGTGCAGGGACTGTATTATTCACTGTGATATAAAGCCGGAGAACATTCTACTAGATGGCGAGTTCTGCCCAAAAGTCGCGGATTTTGGCCTAGCAAAGCTCATTGGCCGAGAATTCAGCAGGGTTCTGACGACCATGAGAGGGACAAGAGGTTATCTTGCACCGGAATGGATATCAGGAGTTGCCATAACAGCCAAAGCTGACGTTTACAGTTATGGAATGATGCTTTTTGAATTGGTATCAGGAAGGAGGAATTCGGAGCAATCTGATCAAGATGGGAAGTTTAAGTTTTTCCCGACTTGGGCTGCAAGTGTTGTAGTAGAAGGGGGTGACCTGTTTAGCCTATTAGACCATAGATTGGAAAAGAAAGCCGACGAGGAGGAGCTAAGGCGAATAGCTAGAGTGGCTTGTTGGTGCATCCAAGATGATGAGAACCACAGGCCAACAATGGGTCAGGTGGTACAGATACTTGAAGGGGTTCTAGAAGTGAACCCGCCTCGGGTTCCTCGGTCACTTCAAGCGTTTGTCGAGAACCACGAGCATATAGTTTTTTTCACCGATTTGTCTTCTGGACAGAGTTCACAGCCACAGAGCGCTCATTCAACTGCTTCCACTCGGGCCAGTAGCACTTCTTCCACAATGATTTCCAAGTCCTGA
- the LOC131323113 gene encoding uncharacterized protein LOC131323113, with amino-acid sequence MRAPNLVILKPYNASAKLKPMSKKNKSESETSQREATLDVSNPYSLHHSDHPRMILVSKLLEGDNYSTWSRAMRIALSAKNKICFVTGSIKPLSSTDATFPLWQHCNDMVLSWLLNSIHPDIATSVIYAETSVEVWADLQERFSQGNDSRIYQIKQEIGEHRQGQQSISVYYTKLKALWDELSSYHQMVICTCGGLENLNKRDEKEKVMQFLMGLNENYGPVRGQILLVQPLPDTRRVYSLVLQQEKQIEVALNRDYMNHHAMLADHKSQAPAYSFADQNNKTIQAHQVQKQKNTLHCSYCDQDYHSVERCYYLHGFPVGHKLHGNNVKPPNQRRSNANHAKSVKVTETRAKHPSSNDGPRLTTEEYNQVMALLRKNNI; translated from the coding sequence ATGAGAGCTCCAAACTTGGTGATTCTGAAACCCTACAACGCTTCCGCAAAACTTAAGCCTATGTCAAAGAAGAACAAGAGCGAGTCTGAAACTTCACAGCGTGAGGCCACGCTTGATGTTTCAAATCCCTACTCCCTACACCACTCGGATCATCCGCGTATGATACTCGTCTCCAAATTACTTGAAGGAGACAACTACAGCACATGGAGCCGTGCTATGCGAATCGCCCTGAGTGCTAAGAACAAGATCTGCTTTGTCACTGGTTCAATCAAGCCACTTTCCTCAACAGACGCCACTTTTCCTTTATGGCAGCACTGTAACGACATGGTCTTGTCATGGCTCTTGAACTCTATTCACCCTGACATAGCAACCAGCGTGATTTACGCTGAAACATCAGTAGAGGTCTGGGCAGACCTACAAGAGCGTTTCTCTCAAGGAAACGACTCGAGAATTTATCAGATCAAGCAAGAAATTGGGGAACACAGACAAGGGCAGCAGTCCATCTCTGTCTATTACACTAAATTGAAAGCTTTGTGGGATGAACTTTCATCCTATCATCAAATGGTGATTTGCACATGTGGTGGATTGGAGAACCTCAACAAAAGAGATGAAAAGGAGAAAGTCATGCAATTTCTCATGGGATTGAACGAAAATTATGGTCCCGTTCGTGGTCAAATTCTGTTAGTGCAGCCTCTACCCGATACACGTCGAGTCTATTCGCTCGTTCTCCAACAAGAAAAGCAGATTGAAGTCGCTCTCAATCGCGACTACATGAACCACCATGCCATGCTTGCAGATCATAAGTCACAAGCTCCGGCATATTCCTTTGCAGATCAGAACAACAAGACGATCCAAGCTCATCAAGTTCAGAAGCAAAAGAATACGCTGCACTGTTCGTATTGTGATCAAGATTACCACAGCGTCGAACGATGCTATTATCTACATGGTTTCCCCGTGGGACACAAGCTTCATGGAAATAATGTAAAGCCTCCAAATCAGCGTCGTTCAAATGCAAATCATGCAAAATCAGTCAAAGTAACGGAAACCCGAGCTAAACATCCATCTTCCAATGATGGCCCAAGACTCACAACAGAAGAATACAACCAAGTCATGGCCTTGCTTCGGAAAAACAATATATGA
- the LOC131323112 gene encoding G-type lectin S-receptor-like serine/threonine-protein kinase At2g19130 — protein sequence MGVRTNSYFIFSLLFLFFTFNLPISLGSDTISANQSLSGDQTIVSSNGIFKLGFYQTGNSSNYYISIVYNQVSLQTIAWVANRDTPISDKYSSVLKIMDGNLVLLDESQIPIWSTNQNSAASSSVVAVLGDDGNLVVKDGFNSTQPIWQSFDFPTNTWLPGGKIAYNKRTRTHQYLTSWKNSEDPSQGLFSLSLKADTKEYVILWNGSEQYWSSGSWNGQIFSWVPEMRLNYNYNFSYVDNENESYFTYSMYDPKIISRFVMEVSGQITQQIWLETTGLWNLFWSQPREQCEVYAFCGAFGACNQITLPFCNCLKGFSPVGDWNLRDYSGGCARTNKLQCGNTSVANQESTDKFHEYPNVRLPDNSLSVASSSAAECASSCLNNCSCTAYSYYSNGCSIWIGELVNLQLSPNDGTGRTLYLRLAASEFSKGKENKGIIIGAVAGSVAVVLLLGLVFIIIWKRQRRFVGKTKVEGSLVAFGYRDLQIATKNFSEKLGGGGFGSVFKGTLPDSTIIAVKKLESISQGEKQFRTEVSTIGTIQHVNLVRLRGFCSDGNQKLLVYDYMPNGSLDSHLFHEREGQVLDWKTRYEIALGTARGLTYLHEKCRDCIIHCDIKPENILLDGEFCPKVADFGLAKVIGREFSKVLTTMRGTRGYLAPEWISGVAISVKADVYSYGMLLFEFVSGRRNSEQSDQDGKFKFFPTWAASVVVEGGDLFGLLDHRLEKNADEEGLRRMARVACWCIQDNENHRPTMGQVVQILEGVVEVNPPRVPRSLQAFVENHEHIVFFTDSSSGQNSQPQSAHSTASTRASSTSSTTVSN from the coding sequence ATGGGTGTCAGGACCAACTCATATTTCATCTTTTCACTACTCTTCCTGTTCTTCACTTTCAACCTCCCCATCTCCCTTGGATCCGACACCATCTCTGCAAACCAATCTCTCTCCGGGGACCAAACCATTGTCTCCTCAAATGGGATCTTCAAATTGGGTTTCTACCAAACAGGTAACTCCTCCAACTACTACATAAGCATTGTGTACAATCAAGTTTCTCTTCAAACGATTGCTTGGGTTGCAAATAGGGATACACCCATCTCAGATAAGTACTCATCAGTGTTGAAAATCATGGATGGCAACCTAGTTCTTCTCGACGAGTCACAGATACCCATTTGGTCCACAAATCAGAACTCCGCCGCTTCAAGTTCTGTGGTGGCTGTTCTTGGGGATGATGGTAATTTGGTTGTCAAAGATGGGTTTaattcaacccaacccatttgGCAAAGTTTTGATTTTCCTACTAATACTTGGTTGCCTGGGGGTAAAATTGCATATAATAAGAGAACTAGGACTCATCAGTATCTAACTTCTTGGAAAAATTCGGAAGACCCATCTCAAGGTCTGTTTTCTTTGAGTTTAAAAGCAGATACCAAGGAGTATGTGATATTGTGGAACGGGTCTGAACAGTATTGGAGCAGTGGCTCTTGGAATGGGCAGATTTTCAGTTGGGTCCCAGAGATGAGGCTCAATTATAATTACAATTTCAGCTACGTTGATAATGAGAATGAGAGTTATTTTACGTATTCGATGTACGATCCTAAGATTATATCACGATTTGTTATGGAAGTTTCGGGGCAAATCACGCAACAGATTTGGTTGGAAACCACCGGGCTATGGAACTTGTTTTGGTCTCAGCCGAGGGAGCAGTGCGAGGTTTACGCGTTTTGTGGGGCATTTGGGGCTTGCAATCAGATTACACTGCCCTTCTGTAATTGTTTGAAAGGGTTTAGTCCGGTTGGTGATTGGAATTTGAGAGATTATTCTGGTGGGTGTGCGAGGACAAATAAGTTGCAGTGTGGGAATACAAGTGTTGCTAATCAGGAGTCGACAGATAAGTTTCATGAGTATCCCAACGTGAGATTGCCTGATAATTCACTGTCTGTTGCTTCTAGTAGCGCTGCCGAATGTGCATCTTCCTGCTTGAATAACTGCTCTTGCACTGCTTATTCCTATTATAGTAACGGGTGTTCGATTTGGATTGGGGAACTTGTGAATCTGCAACTCTCACCAAATGATGGTACTGGAAGAACTCTTTATCTCAGACTTGCTGCTTCTGAGTTTTCGAAGGGTAAAGAAAACAAGGGGATCATTATTGGTGCTGTTGCGGGTTCAGTTGCTGTAGTACTACTTTTAGGCCTAGTGTTTATTATAATCTGGAAGCGGCAAAGGAGGTTCGTTGGAAAAACAAAAGTGGAGGGCTCATTGGTTGCATTCGGATACAGAGATTTGCAAATTGCTACGAAAAATTTCTCAGAAAAATTGGGGGGAGGAGGTTTCGGTTCTGTGTTCAAAGGGACATTGCCCGATTCAACTATAATCGCGGTGAAGAAGCTGGAAAGCATAAGCCAGGGAGAAAAGCAGTTCCGAACGGAGGTTAGCACGATCGGAACCATTCAACACGTCAACCTCGTTCGGCTTCGGGGGTTCTGCTCCGACGGTAACCAGAAGTTGTTGGTGTATGATTACATGCCGAACGGGTCCTTGGATTCCCATCTTTTCCATGAAAGGGAGGGGCAAGTCTTGGACTGGAAAACGAGGTACGAGATCGCTCTGGGAACGGCCAGAGGGTTGACTTATCTCCACGAGAAGTGCAGGGACTGTATTATTCACTGTGATATAAAGCCGGAGAACATTCTACTAGACGGCGAGTTCTGCCCAAAAGTGGCCGATTTTGGCCTAGCAAAGGTCATTGGCCGAGAATTCAGCAAGGTTCTGACAACCATGAGAGGGACAAGAGGCTATCTTGCACCAGAATGGATATCAGGAGTTGCCATATCAGTCAAAGCTGACGTTTACAGTTATGGAATGTTGCTTTTTGAATTCGTATCCGGAAGGAGGAATTCGGAGCAATCTGATCAAGATGGGAAGTTTAAGTTTTTCCCGACTTGGGCTGCAAGTGTCGTAGTAGAAGGGGGTGACCTGTTTGGCCTATTAGACCATAGATTGGAAAAGAATGCTGACGAGGAGGGGCTAAGGCGAATGGCTCGAGTGGCTTGTTGGTGCATCCAAGATAATGAGAACCACAGGCCAACAATGGGTCAGGTGGTACAGATACTTGAAGGGGTTGTAGAAGTGAACCCGCCTCGGGTTCCTCGGTCACTTCAAGCGTTTGTCGAGAACCACGAGCATATAGTTTTCTTCACCGATTCGTCTTCTGGACAGAATTCACAGCCACAGAGCGCTCATTCAACTGCTTCCACTCGGGCCAGTAGCACTTCTTCCACAACGGTTTCCAATTAA